acctgcacaagctaaaatggaagacactaaggtcatgtttaaacagatgcttgaagaagctttgaatgccaagatggctgAGCTTGAAGGAAAAATCATGGCCAACTTTGAGAAGAAGTTAGAGATGGGTGGGCCTAGTGATGTTCAGGTGAAAAGGCCTGAAGAAGAGACTAGTAAAAAGAAGGCCTTTGATGATGTTTGGGATGAAGAAGATTATCTGCAAAACAaggccaaaaagaaagaaaaggggacAAGTGAGGAGATTAGAGTTGTTACTGAGATGATAGAAAAACTTCAAGCCAGTGTGAAAAAGCAACCTAATTTCCTAGAATGGGGTTGTTAGATGCAGATGACTTTGACATCCAGTTGGATGGAAATCTACCTGAAAAATTCAAGATGCCTGATTTGGCTAAATTCGATGGTACTGGTGACCCAAAAACCCACCTCAGGTCTTATCTTATAGTCATGAAAACAACTGGTTTGACTAAGAACCAAGTCACTCAGTTCTTTTCTATGTCACTAGAAGGGGTTGCATCTTCATGGTATCATGGGCTAGAAGCCACTGTGAGAAAAGATTGGGAGGAGCTAGTTAGGAGATTTGTGCAACAATACTCCTATAATACAGCTTTAGATGTTACCCTGAGAGACTTAGAGACTACTAGGCAAAAACCAAATGAAACCTTTTCAGAGTATCTATTGAGATGGAGGAAAAAGGCCATGAAGATGACCAATAGGCCTGCTGAAAAGGATCAAGTGCGATTGGTAGTGAAAAGTCTGCAGCCTAGTTATTATGAGAAACTTTGTTATTATCCCTTGGCTACCTTTGAACAGCTATATGATGCTGGGGTATTAGTGGAGGATGTATTGAATAATGAAAAGAAGAGTTATCAGCCCAAGAGGGGAGGATACCAGTCAGCTGGCAACATTGCTGGGGAAAACAAAGTCATTGAGGTTCAAACCGTGTCCCGCACCCCTAGAAAGTTCTCTCAATTCAACCAACCTCTATCTAAAGTCTTCGAGCGACTCAAAGCTCGGGGTCTCCTCCAACCCTTGGCACCTAGACCACCACCAAACCCACTGCCACCCAATTACAATGCTAACCTATATTGCCAATTCCATCAAACTCATGGCCATGACACTGATAGATGTTTTCGGCTAAAACACGAAGTTCAGGACTTGATCGATGCTAAGAAAATAGCTGACCCAGAAAATCGACCCAACACACGCACCAACccaatgcccaaccataatgttccacctccaccaggactttacatgatttccaccacctcaattgaccctgaccaaattctcaaccttatccaacctatccaaaagctTGATGAACCTCGATCTGTAATGACAATTGATATTTGGGATAGTTCCAGTGATGAGGAAGGTTTGTTAGATGTTTGGGTTGACTCTGACGGAGAGGAAAAGAGTAGGGTGAGCCACATGACCAAGAGTGGTGGATATTATCCTGATCCACCCATGGAGAAGGACAACGTGAGAGGGAAAGCCAAGGTGTTGGCTGAAGAGGACACAGATGAAGAGGATGATCAGTTCCTTAGGCAATTGAAGAGGACTCAGGCTAGTGTAACGGTCTGGGAATTGCTATTGGCATCAGAAAAACACAGAACCGCACTGACCAAGGCCCTGAGTGTACTCAAGGTCTCCACGGAGATAACTCCAGAAGAGATTGCCAAAGTTGTGCTTATAGAAGATGGGGGTCATATTACTTTCTCTGATCATGATCTCCCAGCTGAGGGGAGAAACCATAGTAGGGCTCTGTTTGTGACCGCCGAGGTTAGAGGGTGGAAAGTGCCTTGTGTGATGATAGATGATGGGTCAGCCATCAACGTATGCCCTCTGAAGATTCtgccaaaattaggaatttctATGTCTGAACTAACTGGTTCTGATCTGGTTATCAGGGCCTATGATGATTCAAAGAGAAACGTGATAGGGGTATTCAAGACTATGGTTAAGGTGGGGCCTGTAGAGACCGAAGTTGAGTTCTTGTGCTAGACATCCCCATGACATTCTCCTTACTGTTGGGTAGAATCTGGTTCCATCCCTTAGGTGGAGTCCCCTGTACACTCCACCAAAAGATCAAGATCCCGTATCAAGATGGTATAATCACCGTCAATGCTGAAAGAGATGGGGAAGTAGCTATGCTGCAAGTGGATGGTTCGGTACCACTATTGTCTGCTTTCCAAGTTGCGGGGATCTATGAAGACTGGATGGACCCTAGGGTGGCCActatgatgaaagagatgaagtttTTTCCTGGCATGGGTCTGGGAAAACGAGCTAATGGCTTAGTGACTTTTCCAGAAATAAAGGGGAAAATCACTAGATATGGGCTGGGCTATCAGCCAACTGAAGATGAAGAGGAACTAAAGCCCACCAAGTTTATCAGGGAGGGCGCAATTGCATGGACTGATGACCAGTAGCTGCCGCATGTTGAGGAATTAGAACAAGAGGTCAATGTCATCAAGTTAAGGTCTGCTTGGAAGCCAAGCACTTGGacctacacccctaagtttgagtctgtcttttgtaatgctcataatagtgatactgatattgttatttctgatgtacttAATGAtgattttgaggcaaaaataaataatatgactagtccttttgcttatTTGTTTGATGTTCTTCCTAATGGCTACACGCatagcattcataatcatttagaatctatttctgttaatgcattaaaatcaatctctattaatttgggtacaccagatgatcctaaagacattaagttagctgaagatttaacccaaaaagaaagagataaatttgtagccttattaataaagtaccaagaagcatttgcctggtcttataaagatatgccgggaattgatcgagacatagtacaacacaagATCCCCACAGACCCCAACATGAGGCCAGTAAAACAAAAGAAATGTCGGCTTAGGccagaatgggaagaaaagatagcCCAAGAGGTGAAAAAGCTTATTGAGGCTGATTTTATTGAAGTAATTGAGTATCCCGAGTGGTTAGCCAACATTGTGCCAGTCCCCAAGAAGGATGGGCGAGTTCGGATGTGTGTAGATTATAGGGACCTGAATAAGGCTACTCCTAAGGATGATTTCCCATTGCCTCACATCGATGTACTTGTTGACAGTGCTGCTTGCATGGCCACGTACTCTTTCATGGATGGTTTTTCGGGATATAATCAAATCCTCATGGATTTGATAGATAAAGCAAAGACAGCTTTTATCACTGAATGGGGGACTTATTGTTataaggtcatgccttttgggctaaaaaatgctggtgcaacttatcagagaatggctactatgttgtttcatgacatgatgcacaaagaagttgaagtatatgtggatgacatggtagtaaaatccccaactagggagaggcattttgaggcattagagaagttctttcagagagtcatcaagtataaattgagactgaaccctagcaagtgtgtgtttggggtcaCTTCAGGCAAACTGTTAGGACATATGATCAGTAGGAAAGGGATTGAGGTTGACCCAGATAAGGTGAAGGCAATCCAGGAGATGCCAGCCCCGAGAACAGAAAAAGAGATTAGAGGTTTCTTAGgcaaattacagtacatcagtagGTTCATAGCTAGGCTCACAACTACCTATGAACCAATTTTTAAGCTACTAAGAAAGAATCAGCCAGTGGTGTGGAATGAGCAATGTCAAGAGGCATTTGAAAAGATAAAGCAGTACCTGAGCAATCCACCAATTTTGTCACCACCCATACCTAGCATCCCTCTAATCCTCTACCTATCAGTGGAAAACATGGCCCTGGGGGCAATGTTGGCACAAGAAGTAGAGAATCTGGAGAGAGCCATCTATTACATCAGTAAGAAACTCCTTGCTTATGAGGAGAATTATTCACTAATAGAAAGAACACATGCATGTAGTATGGGCAACTAAGAAGTTAAGGCACTACTTTCAGACTCATCGAGTTATTGTAGTATCCCGGATGGATCCTTTAAAGTACCTATTTGAAGTACCGACGCTAGTTGGAAAATTGGCCAAATGGTTGGTCCTATTGTCTGAATTTGATATTGTGTATGAGACTCGAAAAACCATTAAAGGGCGTGTAGTGGCCGAATTTCTTtctgaaaatccagttaatgaAGGGGAAGAAGTCGAAACAGCCTTCCCGGATGAGAGTCTCAAGCTAATAGAGGTCCAGCCATGGAAAATGTACTTTGATGGGGCCATGAATAAGAGCGGAGCCGGTATAGGGGTAGTTTTGGAAGCACCGAATGGAGAATAATTGTTAATGTCAAAAAGGCTATGTTTCCCAACCACTAATAATATTGCAGAATATGAGGCTTGCATTTGTGGCCTGGAGGCATTAATAGCTGTTGGGGCTAAAAAAGTGGAGGTGTTCGGAGATTCAATGCTAGTGGTTTCCCATGTTAAAGGTGAAtgggaattgaaagaagaaaagttgaggccATACCTGGAGTATGCTAAGAAACTATTATTTAGCTTTGAGGAAGTGACAATGAAGCACATGCCTAGAGCTCAGAACCAGATAGCTGATGCTCTAGCCACGCTGGCATCCTTATGGGAGAAGGGTGATCGGTGTGACCACAGATTATCTTGATGAGGAGTAGAATCCCATGCTATGAAGGGTTAATAATAGCACATTTAGATCTAGAAGATGAGATGAAATGGTATGAGGACATAAGAAGATATTTAGAGGTAAGAGAATACCCACAGTCAGCCAATAGTagggatagagctacaattcatagattagccactcagttcACTTTGGCTGGGGGGCAACTCTACAAAAGGTTCTTCGAAGGACTATTGCTCTTGTGTGTGACGAAAAAGCAGTCTGAGCAGATAATGGAGGAAGTAAATGCAGGAGTGTGTGGT
This sequence is a window from Hevea brasiliensis isolate MT/VB/25A 57/8 chromosome 10, ASM3005281v1, whole genome shotgun sequence. Protein-coding genes within it:
- the LOC131169376 gene encoding uncharacterized protein LOC131169376; the encoded protein is MDPLKYLFEVPTLVGKLAKWLVLLSEFDIVYETRKTIKGRVVAEFLSENPVNEGEEVETAFPDESLKLIEVQPWKMYFDGAMNKSGAEYEACICGLEALIAVGAKKVEVFGDSMLVVSHVKGEWELKEEKLRPYLEYAKKLLFSFEEVTMKHMPRAQNQIADALATLASLWEKGDRCDHRLS